The sequence below is a genomic window from Thioalkalivibrio sp. ALJ12.
GCTGCGGACCGCGTCGGCCAGCTGTGCACCCAGCCGATCCATCCAGGCAGAGTCGGGCGGGCTGGACTCCACCGCGCGGGACAGGTCCTGAACCGCGCCATCCAGTGCCGGCACGCGGGCGCTGACCACCGCCAGTGCCCTCAGGGCCACCCGCCTCAGTGCATCCTGCTGGACCTGCTCGCGCTCCAGGCGGCGCTCGAGGTCGATGATGGTCCTGCGCATCTCGCTGGCGGACATGGGGCTCCCGAAAGGGCTGTGGGGTCTGGACGTGCCGGGATCATTTAACCGCGTCCGCGACGCGGACGCCAGCGATGGGACTCAGGCGGTGTGGCGGGTTCCGTGCAGCGACTGGGCGGCTGGCAGCTCGATCTCGATACCGACCGGGAGGTGGTCGGACAGGGCCACGTTGTACACGCGCATGTCGCTGACATGCAGGTCCGGGGTCAGCAGGATGTGGTCGAACACGAGGCGCGGATCCCAGGAGGGGTAGGTGGCCGGGCAGCTGATCGGCTCCAGCAGCCCGGTACGGGCGACCAAACGCCGGATCTCCAGGCTGTCCTGCTGGCAGTTGAGATCCCCCATCACCACGGCGTGGCGTTCCGACTGGATCCGTTCGGCGACGTAGTCCAGCTGGGCCTGGCGTGCGCGCCGGCCGAGTGCCAGGTGCAGCAGAAACAGCACCAGCTCCTCGCCATTTTCCATTGCGTAACGGGCCTCGATGGCCCCGCGCCCCGGCAGCGGCCCGGGCAGGCGGTGCATCTCGACCCGTTCCGGCTCCAGCCGCGAAAACAAGGCCAGCGAGTGTTTGGCGAACTGGCCGAGATTGCGGTTGATGCGATTGTAGGTATGCGGGAAGCGGGCCTTTTCCGACAGATAGGAGGCCAGGTCCACGAAGTTCGAGCGCAGGCTGCCACCGTCCAGCTCCTGGACGCCGACGATGTCGAAGTCGGAGATGAAACGCG
It includes:
- a CDS encoding endonuclease/exonuclease/phosphatase family protein; translation: MTATASGKHAEPVRAQPASPEVRGLTYQHDQGAQRLRLLSFNAQVGIPSSRLHHYLTNSWKHVLPYKGRIGNLDRVARFISDFDIVGVQELDGGSLRSNFVDLASYLSEKARFPHTYNRINRNLGQFAKHSLALFSRLEPERVEMHRLPGPLPGRGAIEARYAMENGEELVLFLLHLALGRRARQAQLDYVAERIQSERHAVVMGDLNCQQDSLEIRRLVARTGLLEPISCPATYPSWDPRLVFDHILLTPDLHVSDMRVYNVALSDHLPVGIEIELPAAQSLHGTRHTA